GAGTGGTCTACCCTGCCCCAGAGACAGGTGAAAGCGAAATCACAGCTGACCAGATGGTGGTAGTAGCAGAAAACCATTACCAGCTGGGCAATAGCTGGATTCGTCAAAACGAAAACGGCAATTGGGAAAGCTACATAGAAGGCAATGCCTACGATCGTGGCAGAACCATGGGCATTCTACACAAGCAGCTGATCCAAAATCAAGAACAAATCTTCGTGGATGAAATCAACACCAATGTACCCTCCTGGTTCTTGAGAAAAGTACTCTTATTAGGTATCGCCTGGTTCAATAGAGACCTGGATGAGTACATACCGCTAGAATATCGACAAGAAATATACGGTGTATCGGAGTTCTTTTCGGACGAGTATGATTTCATCGGCCCCAAATTCAACCGCATCGTCAACTATCACGCAGCACATGATATCGGGCATGCCGTTCAAAATATGCATTTAGTTGGCTGCACCTCTGTTGGAATCTGGAACTTCAGTGACAGCACCCAGCTCATGATGTCGGGTCGCAATTTCGATTTCTATTTCGGGGATGACTTTGCCAAGGACAAAATCGTTTTGCTTTGTAATCCTGACCAGGGCTATCAGTATCTATCAGTCACCTGGGGAGGCTTCTGCGGAGTGGTATCTGGTATGAACGAAAAAGGGCTCAGCATTACCCTCAACTCTGCCAAATCTGAGATCCCAAGCCAGTCAGGGACTCCCGTTTCGATTATCGCCAGAGACATCTTGCAGTATGCTTCCAATATAGCCGAGGCAAAAGCCATTGCAGAAAAGTATGACAGCTTTGTGTCCGAACTCTTTACGATCTCCTCTCTGGAGGATGAAAAAATGATGGTGATAGAAAAGTCCCCAGAGCGTACAGGCTACTATTACCCAAAGGATGACACACTGGTAGTGGCCAACCACTATCAAAGTCCGGAAATGAAAGACCTACCGATCAATCTAGACCATTTGGCCACTTCTGAATCGGAAGACCGCTTTCTGAGAACTGAGCAGCTTTGCACCCGAATCGACTCTACCTCGCCTGACAACATTGCCAAAATACTGAGAAACCAAAAGGGCATCGATGGCAAAGACCTGGGGATAGGAAATCCAAAAGCCATCAACCAACTGCTGGCTCATCATGCGGTGATTTTCGACAATGTAGAAAAGCGCGTTTGGGTATCGAACTACCCCTTTCAGGAAAATGTATTTGATGCCTATGATCTGGATGATTTCGATCTATGGAAAGGAAACGCCTTGGGCGTTAGCATAGATTCTTTGCAGTTGGCGCCTGACAGCTTCTACCAAAGTACGGATTTTCAGACTTTCGAAAAATTCAAATCCCTGAAAGCTGAATTGATCTCTGCGACACAAGAAGAAAAACCACTCAGCGAGGAGCAGCTAGCAGCGTTCGAAAACAGTAACCCCATGTACTACGAAACCCACCGTCTGCTAGGCAACTACCATGCAGCTCTTGGCAACAAAGAAAAAGCCATTGCACAATACCAAAAGGCACTGCAGTTGGATATCGCCTACATGGAGGACAAGGTTTTTATCGAAGAGCAAATCAAAAGCCTTCAGCAATGATTCATGGCATAGGTACGGATATCGCAGAAACGGCTCGTTTCAAGAAGAAACTGAAGAATCAAAAATTCCTTGATTTGGTCTTCAGTCCTGAAGAACAACAATACTGCATGTCTCAAGGACATCCCGAACAGCATCTGGCCGCACGATTTGCAGCCAAGGAATCCTATATGAAGGCCCTGGGTACGGGTTGGGCACAGGGAGCCGATTTTAAGGAAATCGAAGTGGCCCACAATGAAGAGGGAGCTCCTATCATCCAACTACATGGAGCAACCCAATCATATTTTGATAAATCAGAACTGAAAGACATATTTGTATCCATAAGCCATACCGCCGAATATGCGGTCGCTTATGTGACCATAACCAAGTAGGCAAACGTGGAGATAGAACAGGACTATTCGAGTTTAGAAAACATCAAAAAACTGCAGAACGAGCAGTTTCTTTCCCATTTGACATACATCCGGGAAAACTCAAAATACTATCAAAAGAAGTTCGCAAAATCAGGATTGGATTGGCAGAACATCAAGAGCCTGGAGGACATCCATCTGCTCCCTGTCACTACCAAAGAAGAGGTGGAAATGTACAATCTGGAATTCCAGACAGTGAGCAATCAGGACATCATCGAGTATGTTACTACCTCCGGGACATTGGGTGATCCTATCAGCATAGGCCTCACCAGAGAGGACCAGAAAAGACTGGAATGGAATGAGCGTAGATCCCTGGAGATGTGCGGTATCACTGCCCATGATGTAATACAGATCACCACTACACTAGACAAACGGTTCATGGCTGGAATGGCCTACTACCTGGGAGCCACGGCTCTGGGTGCTGCAGTGATTCGATCAGGCATAGGAGATCCGGACTTTCAGCTGGACAACATAAAAAGATTCAAACCCACCGTGCTCGTGGCAGTCCCTTCTTTTGCCTACAAGTTTGGCAACTATCTGCTGGGCAAGGGCATAGACCCCAAAACCACTTCAATCAAAAAAATTGTATGCATCGGGGAGCCGATCAAGGACGAGGAATTCGAACCGAATACGCTGAATGAAAAACTAAGTGAGATCTGGGATGTAGAGTTGTACTCTACCTATGCCAGTACAGAGATGGCCACCGCTTTTACCGAATGTAAGGAAGGAAAAGGAGGGCACCTGTTGCCAGAGCTGATTCACATAGAGATACTGGACGAAAACAATCAACCTGTACCCCATGGACAGGTGGGTGAAGTGACGGTGACTCCTTTTGGGATCA
This is a stretch of genomic DNA from Reichenbachiella ulvae. It encodes these proteins:
- a CDS encoding phenylacetate--CoA ligase family protein, with product MEIEQDYSSLENIKKLQNEQFLSHLTYIRENSKYYQKKFAKSGLDWQNIKSLEDIHLLPVTTKEEVEMYNLEFQTVSNQDIIEYVTTSGTLGDPISIGLTREDQKRLEWNERRSLEMCGITAHDVIQITTTLDKRFMAGMAYYLGATALGAAVIRSGIGDPDFQLDNIKRFKPTVLVAVPSFAYKFGNYLLGKGIDPKTTSIKKIVCIGEPIKDEEFEPNTLNEKLSEIWDVELYSTYASTEMATAFTECKEGKGGHLLPELIHIEILDENNQPVPHGQVGEVTVTPFGIKGMPLLRFKTGDLARVHSDACSCGRNTLRLGPIEGRKGQMIKWKGTTLFPQQIENVLNHISEIDNYIIELSLDDLGLDKLKVILPDHLDQGIIDRAQRLLQQRLRVNPILEQNTAAYISSEILPKGSRKPRRFVDKREAIK
- the acpS gene encoding holo-ACP synthase → MIHGIGTDIAETARFKKKLKNQKFLDLVFSPEEQQYCMSQGHPEQHLAARFAAKESYMKALGTGWAQGADFKEIEVAHNEEGAPIIQLHGATQSYFDKSELKDIFVSISHTAEYAVAYVTITK
- a CDS encoding C45 family autoproteolytic acyltransferase/hydolase, with product MKKRYITLIILASLLLIGAVYFVMRVVYPAPETGESEITADQMVVVAENHYQLGNSWIRQNENGNWESYIEGNAYDRGRTMGILHKQLIQNQEQIFVDEINTNVPSWFLRKVLLLGIAWFNRDLDEYIPLEYRQEIYGVSEFFSDEYDFIGPKFNRIVNYHAAHDIGHAVQNMHLVGCTSVGIWNFSDSTQLMMSGRNFDFYFGDDFAKDKIVLLCNPDQGYQYLSVTWGGFCGVVSGMNEKGLSITLNSAKSEIPSQSGTPVSIIARDILQYASNIAEAKAIAEKYDSFVSELFTISSLEDEKMMVIEKSPERTGYYYPKDDTLVVANHYQSPEMKDLPINLDHLATSESEDRFLRTEQLCTRIDSTSPDNIAKILRNQKGIDGKDLGIGNPKAINQLLAHHAVIFDNVEKRVWVSNYPFQENVFDAYDLDDFDLWKGNALGVSIDSLQLAPDSFYQSTDFQTFEKFKSLKAELISATQEEKPLSEEQLAAFENSNPMYYETHRLLGNYHAALGNKEKAIAQYQKALQLDIAYMEDKVFIEEQIKSLQQ